Below is a window of Deltaproteobacteria bacterium DNA.
CATAGGTTTCTACTACGAAGAAAGGAATCTCTTTAAGCTTGACTAGGTAGTTTAAAAAAGACATCAACTCCGCAATAGCTGTATGGAAGCGCATGTCTTCTATGTCCTCAGTTACCTTTTGGATAGTGCGGTGAAGCCCTCGATTGACCTCGGAATCGCTAGAGATCACCCCGTTTTGGCAGATGTTTCGTTGAATATCGCACCCATCCTCACTCACGACTAGTCTCCAAACGCGACCAAGGAATTTTCGCATTCCGCTCACGGAGCTTGTATTCCATGGTTTTACCTGCTCTAACGGCCCCATAAACATCTCGTATAATCGGAGCGTATCGGCACCATATTTGTTAATTATCTCGTCGGGATTAACTACGTTGCCGCGGGACTTTGACATCTTTTGATTGTCTTCGCCCAAGATCATGCCCTGGTTTACCAGGCGCTTAAAGGGCTCTTTTGTAGAAACCAAGCCGAGGTCGTATAAGACGTGATGCCAAAACCGAGAATAGAGCAGGTGCAAAACGGCGTGCTCTACGCCTCCCACATAGAGATCGACGGGCATCCAGTAATTTTCAGCCTCCTTGCTCCACGCTGCGGCCTCGTTCTTGGGATCGAGATAGCGAAGATAATACCAACAGCTTCCTGCCCATTGAGGCATTGTATTAGTCTCTCTTTTGGCAGGTTCCCCCGTTCGGGGATCGGTTGTATTTACCCACTGTGGAGCTCTTGCTAGCGGGGGCTCGCCTTCGGCTGTTGGCTTAAAATTCTCAATATCGGGTAACAATATTGGCAATTCCTCAGCGTCTAGGAGCTTCGGGCCGTCTGCAGTATGAATAATGGGGAATGGTTCGCCCCAATATCGCTGACGACTAAACAACCAGTCGCGCAGTTTGTACCGCACCGTACGGGCTCCTAATCGATTCGCCTCAAGCCAAGCGAGCATCTTTTGCTTGGCACTTGCTACGTCTAAGCCATTCAAAAAACCAGAATTAATAAGGATTCCATCGCCCTCAAATGCTTGACTAGACACGTCGCCACCAGAAACCACCTCTATACATTCAAGGCTGAATTTTCTCGCAAACTCCCAATCTCGTTGATCGTGTGCAGGTACCGCCATTATGGCACCAGTGCCATAAGTCATGAGCACGTAGTCAGCCACAAAGATTGGAATTTTTTTGCCGTTTGCCGGGTTAGTAGCGTGAGCGCCAGTAAAGACGCCGGTTTTCTTGGTAGCTTCTTCAAGGCGCAAGCGGTCGCTTTTTTGTTTAGCCTCTTCCACGTACGCAATAACTTTATCTCGCTGTGACTCGCTCGCAATACTAGTAATTATGGGGTGTTCGGGCGAAAGAACCGCATAGGTTGCACCAAACAAAGTGTCTGGACGAGTAGTGAACACCTCAAAACTAATGTCTTCGTTCTCCGCAACTCGAAAACGGATATGCGCTCCCTCGCTACGGCCAATCCAGTTTCGCTGCATGTCTATTACGCCCTGCGGCCAATCGAGATCATCTAGGCCGGCAAGCAAGCTTTCGGCATAGTCGGTAATTTTCAAAACCCATTGGCGCATTGGTTTGCGAATTACGTCATGGCCACCTCGCTCGCTCTTGCCATCTATGATCTCTTCATTGGCAAGCACAGTCCCCAACGCTGGGCACCAATTGACAGGCACGTCGTCCATGTACGCTAGGCCTTTCTTGTAGAGCTGTATAAAGATCCATTGCGTCCAGCGATAATAATCGGGATCGCAAGTTGCGA
It encodes the following:
- a CDS encoding leucine--tRNA ligase, which translates into the protein MILKVAGKSPTNKIISEYSPKEIEGKWQSYWLTNKTFSTSCDLSKPKYYILDMFPYPSSAGLHVGHPEGYTATDIVSRYKRMRGFNVLHPMGWDAFGLPAEQYAIETGTHPADTTRRNIDNFRRQIQALGFSYDWDREVATCDPDYYRWTQWIFIQLYKKGLAYMDDVPVNWCPALGTVLANEEIIDGKSERGGHDVIRKPMRQWVLKITDYAESLLAGLDDLDWPQGVIDMQRNWIGRSEGAHIRFRVAENEDISFEVFTTRPDTLFGATYAVLSPEHPIITSIASESQRDKVIAYVEEAKQKSDRLRLEEATKKTGVFTGAHATNPANGKKIPIFVADYVLMTYGTGAIMAVPAHDQRDWEFARKFSLECIEVVSGGDVSSQAFEGDGILINSGFLNGLDVASAKQKMLAWLEANRLGARTVRYKLRDWLFSRQRYWGEPFPIIHTADGPKLLDAEELPILLPDIENFKPTAEGEPPLARAPQWVNTTDPRTGEPAKRETNTMPQWAGSCWYYLRYLDPKNEAAAWSKEAENYWMPVDLYVGGVEHAVLHLLYSRFWHHVLYDLGLVSTKEPFKRLVNQGMILGEDNQKMSKSRGNVVNPDEIINKYGADTLRLYEMFMGPLEQVKPWNTSSVSGMRKFLGRVWRLVVSEDGCDIQRNICQNGVISSDSEVNRGLHRTIQKVTEDIEDMRFHTAIAELMSFLNYLVKLKEIPFFVVETYVLLLSPFAPHIAEELWKRLGHASTLAYEPWPTFNPELAKRLTATIALQINGKLRDTIEVDVNSSKEDILLAAKESAKIMHYLHNNEIAREIVVSGRLVNFVLKE